One part of the Streptomyces ferrugineus genome encodes these proteins:
- the scpB gene encoding SMC-Scp complex subunit ScpB, with product MSEETTELPAGLRGVADLDLKPALEAMLMVVDEPATEEHLAKLLERPKRQIAKALRELADDYLAQGRGFELRFVAGGWRFYTRPEYAAAVERLVLEGQTARLTQAALETLAVVAYRQPVSRSRVSAVRGVNCDGVMRTLLQRGLIEEEGTEPETGAILYRTTNYFLERMGLRGLDELPELAPFLPEAEAIEAETQEGVPSFDPDAPDDGPDTPVGRGTDDVDDQTEL from the coding sequence GTGAGTGAGGAGACCACCGAGCTTCCGGCCGGGCTGCGCGGCGTCGCGGACCTCGACCTCAAGCCCGCCCTGGAGGCGATGCTGATGGTCGTGGACGAGCCCGCGACCGAGGAGCATCTCGCGAAGCTGCTGGAGCGGCCCAAGCGGCAGATCGCCAAGGCCCTCAGGGAGCTCGCCGACGACTACCTCGCGCAGGGCCGCGGCTTCGAGCTGCGGTTCGTCGCGGGCGGCTGGCGCTTCTACACCCGCCCCGAGTACGCCGCGGCCGTGGAGCGCCTCGTGCTGGAGGGGCAGACCGCCCGGCTCACCCAGGCCGCCCTGGAGACGCTGGCCGTGGTCGCGTACCGGCAGCCGGTCAGCCGCAGCAGGGTCTCGGCCGTGCGCGGAGTGAACTGCGACGGTGTCATGCGCACCCTCCTGCAGCGCGGGCTGATCGAGGAGGAGGGCACGGAACCCGAAACAGGTGCGATCCTGTACAGGACGACGAACTACTTCCTGGAGCGGATGGGCCTGCGCGGTCTGGACGAGCTCCCGGAGCTCGCGCCCTTCCTCCCGGAGGCGGAGGCGATCGAGGCCGAGACCCAGGAGGGGGTGCCGTCGTTCGACCCGGACGCTCCCGATGACGGTCCGGACACCCCGGTCGGCCGGGGTACCGACGACGTAGACGACCAGACGGAACTTTGA